From a region of the Pseudanabaena sp. ABRG5-3 genome:
- a CDS encoding phosphoglucomutase/phosphomannomutase family protein, which yields MQGKFPLYPPIRFGTDGWRGIIADDFTFDRLAAVAPIAAHILRETFGESGSNTIIVGYDRRFMSDAFAKRTAEVVAAIGFDVLLADDFAPTPAFSWAAFDRKALGALVITASHNPANYSGLKIKGAFGGSVSPDITAKVEAILERGDFVYETPQKGKIETFNAWESYCDVLRGKVNIESIKEAISLGKLTIFADVMHGAAAGGLAKILGLSAAQSNLVELNGDRDPLFGGGAPEPLPRYIAELFRQVKTYHHEHPEKTLVGFVFDGDADRIAATDSEGNFLSSQILIPILLEHLAKHRGFKGELIKTISGSDLMPKVAALFDLPVYETPVGYKYIAERMLSGVPCLLGGEESGGVGYGNHIPERDALLSALYVLEAIAQSGKDLSLLYSDLQKQTNFFSHYDRIDKKLSGMAAREKLVSTLQQFSLTEIAGRKVIDAQAPDGFKFRLADGSWLLVRFSGTEPLLRLYCEAETPELVHKTLNWISNWAEQFN from the coding sequence ATGCAAGGCAAATTCCCATTGTATCCACCCATACGCTTTGGCACTGACGGTTGGCGAGGTATCATTGCTGACGATTTTACCTTCGATCGCTTAGCAGCAGTTGCCCCGATCGCCGCCCATATTTTGCGCGAAACCTTTGGTGAATCAGGTAGCAATACGATCATTGTTGGGTATGATCGCCGATTTATGTCCGATGCCTTTGCCAAACGGACTGCCGAAGTTGTAGCCGCCATTGGGTTTGATGTATTACTTGCCGATGATTTTGCACCTACACCTGCGTTTAGTTGGGCTGCCTTTGATCGCAAGGCTCTAGGAGCCTTGGTCATTACCGCTAGTCATAATCCTGCGAATTATTCGGGTTTAAAAATTAAAGGCGCATTTGGTGGATCGGTATCACCAGACATCACGGCAAAGGTTGAAGCAATTCTAGAGCGTGGTGATTTTGTCTACGAAACTCCACAAAAGGGCAAAATCGAAACTTTTAACGCATGGGAAAGTTATTGTGATGTTTTGCGCGGAAAAGTAAATATCGAGTCGATTAAAGAGGCGATATCGCTGGGAAAGTTGACCATCTTTGCAGACGTAATGCATGGAGCCGCCGCAGGTGGTTTAGCAAAAATTTTAGGATTGTCAGCCGCCCAATCTAATTTGGTGGAGCTAAATGGCGATCGCGATCCCCTCTTTGGTGGTGGCGCACCTGAGCCATTGCCACGCTATATCGCCGAGCTGTTCCGCCAAGTCAAAACCTATCATCACGAGCATCCTGAAAAAACTTTAGTGGGCTTTGTATTTGATGGTGATGCCGATCGCATTGCCGCAACTGATAGCGAAGGCAATTTCTTAAGCTCGCAAATTCTGATTCCGATTTTATTGGAACATCTCGCCAAACATCGCGGCTTTAAGGGTGAATTGATTAAAACCATCAGTGGTTCTGATTTGATGCCTAAAGTAGCTGCATTGTTTGATTTGCCCGTTTACGAAACTCCCGTTGGCTATAAATATATTGCTGAGAGAATGCTTTCGGGAGTTCCTTGTCTATTGGGTGGTGAGGAGTCTGGTGGTGTGGGCTATGGCAATCACATTCCTGAGCGAGATGCTTTACTCTCGGCTCTGTATGTGTTGGAAGCGATCGCCCAATCAGGCAAAGATTTGAGCCTTCTCTATAGTGACTTGCAAAAGCAAACTAATTTCTTCTCCCATTACGATCGCATTGATAAAAAGCTTTCAGGTATGGCAGCCCGTGAGAAGTTAGTCTCTACACTTCAGCAGTTCTCGTTAACAGAAATTGCAGGACGAAAAGTAATCGATGCCCAAGCCCCCGATGGCTTTAAGTTTCGTTTGGCTGATGGCAGTTGGTTATTGGTACGCTTTAGTGGTACTGAGCCTTTGCTCCGTCTCTATTGCGAAGCAGAAACCCCCGAACTCGTGCATAAAACCCTCAATTGGATTTCCAATTGGGCTGAACAATTCAACTAA